One Manduca sexta isolate Smith_Timp_Sample1 chromosome 28, JHU_Msex_v1.0, whole genome shotgun sequence DNA window includes the following coding sequences:
- the LOC115456179 gene encoding NADH-ubiquinone oxidoreductase 49 kDa subunit has product MASLLNVLLRKSSNIGQANALLKSIPAVYNVNSQRNGHRWYPDEEYVRQFQGAVMYPDEVTSLLKHPPYHSVITPGEKQVRNMILNFGPQHPAAHGVLRLVLELDGETVRAADPHIGLLHRGTEKLIEYKTYTQALPYFDRLDYVSMMCNEQCYSLAVEKLLNIDIPIRAKYIRTLFAEITRILNHIMAVGTHALDVGALTPFFWLFEEREKMMEFYERASGARMHAAYIRPGGVSLDMPLGLMDDIYEFSSKFAERLDEVEDVLTTNRIWVQRTKDIGIVSAQDALNYGFSGVMLRGSGIKWDLRKSQPYDAYHLMEFDVPIGTNGDCYDRYLCRIEEMRQSLRIIEQCLNQMPPGEIKTDDAKLTPPSREEMKTSMEALIHHFKLFTQGYQVPPGSTYTAVEAPKGEFGVYLVSDGGSKPYRCKIKAPGFAHLAALEKIGKNSMLADIVAIIGTLDVVFGEIDR; this is encoded by the exons ATGGCCTCTTTATTGAATGTTTTGCTGCGAAAATCCTCAAATATTGGCCAAGCCAACGCCCTTTTAAAGAGTATTCCAGCCGTTTACAATGTGAA TTCGCAGCGCAATGGGCACCGCTGGTACCCAGATGAGGAGTATGTGCGGCAGTTCCAGGGAGCGGTCATGTACCCTGATGAGGTCACCTCCCTGCTCAAACATCCACCATACCACA GTGTCATAACTCCCGGTGAGAAGCAGGTGCGTAACATGATCCTGAACTTCGGACCGCAACATCCGGCCGCTCACGGCGTGTTGCGACTCGTCTTGGAACTCGACGGAGAG ACGGTCCGCGCGGCCGACCCTCACATCGGGCTCCTGCACCGCGGCACTGAGAAGCTGATCGAGTACAAGACGTACACGCAGGCGCTGCCCTACTTCGACCGACTCGACTACGTGTCCATGATGTGCAACGAGCAATGCTACAGCCTCGCTGTCGAGAAACTCCTCAACATTGATATACCGATCCGCGCCAAGTATATTAGGA CCCTGTTCGCGGAGATCACGCGTATCCTGAACCACATAATGGCGGTGGGCACGCACGCGCTGGACGTGGGCGCGCTAACGCCGTTCTTCTGGCTGTTCGAGGAGCGAGAGAAGATGATGGAGTTCTACGAGCGGGCCAGCGGCGCCAGGATGCATGCCGCCTACATCCGCCCCGGCGGCGTGTCGCTT GACATGCCGTTAGGTCTGATGGACGACATATACGAGTTCTCGTCGAAGTTTGCCGAGCGTTTGGACGAGGTGGAGGACGTGCTCACCACCAACAGGATCTGGGTGCAGCGCACCAAGGATATCGGGATAGTGTCCGCGCAGGACGCGCTCAACTATGGATTCAG TGGTGTGATGCTCCGCGGATCCGGCATCAAATGGGATCTGCGCAAGTCGCAACCGTACGACGCGTACCATCTGATGGAGTTCGACGTACCCATTGGCACCAACGGCGATTGCTACGATAG ATACCTATGCCGCATAGAGGAGATGCGTCAGTCCTTACGCATCATCGAACAATGCCTGAACCAGATGCCGCCCGGCGAGATAAAGACCGACGACGCGAAACTCACGCCACCATCCAGGGAGGAGATGAAG ACGTCCATGGAAGCCCTGATCCATCACTTCAAGCTGTTCACTCAAGGCTACCAAGTGCCGCCCGGCAGCACGTACACGGCAGTGGAGGCTCCTAAGGGAGAGTTCGGTGTTTACCTCGTGTCTGATGGTGGATCCAAGCCTTACag GTGCAAGATCAAGGCCCCGGGCTTCGCTCACCTTGCAGCTCTAGAGAAAATCGGTAAAAACTCCATGTTGGCGGATATCGTGGCTATCATCGGAACACTTGACGTAGTGTTCGGAGAGATCGATCGGTAA
- the LOC115456209 gene encoding protein suppressor of forked gives MSTAEENPEIDWGNERLTRAQRAVESNIYDVDSWSLLIREAQTRNINEVRTMYERLITAFPTTGRYWKIYIEQEMKARNFEKVEKLFQRCLMKILNIELWRLYLNYVKETKCMLPTYKEKMAQAYDFALDKIGLDIHAYPIWNDYVTFLKSVDAVGSYAENQKISAVRKVYQRAVITPIIGIETLWKDYIAFEQSINTIIAERMAMERSREYMNARRVAKELETVTRGLNRNMPATPPTVDREEMKQVELWKKYITWERSNPLRSEDTALVARRVMFAIEQCLLCLAHHPDVWHQAAQFLDHSAKLLQEKGDSNAARLFSDEAAAVYERATSGPLKHSTLLHFAHADYEESRLHYNKVHQVYTRYLDMEDIDPTLAYVQYMKFARRAEGIKSARTVFKRAREDTRSRYHVFVAAALMEYYCSKDKNIAFRIFELGLKKFSHIPEYVLCYIDYLSHLNEDNNTRVLFERVLSSGSLKPESSVDIWNRFLEFESNIGDLVSIVKVEKRRQAVLEKIKEFEGKETAQLVDRYKFLDLYPCSIAELKSIGYTEVASMSNKSWALGGPLAGISPELAAVILGQKDNDPNKDIARPDISQMIPYKPKMNPLPGEHPIPGGTFPMPPAAAHLCTLMPPPSCYRGPFVAVDRLMQLFNRISLPDKPPAPTQENGCDTKLFDLARSVHWIVDDEGITTVASKARRRKAGDDSDDDELGVAPPVNDIYRQRQQKRVK, from the exons ATGAGTACTGCCGAAGAAAACCCGGAAATT GACTGGGGAAACGAGAGACTAACCCGCGCCCAAAGAGCGGTAGAGTCCAACATTTATGATGTGGACTCCTGGTCGCTGCTCATCAGAGAGGCACAGACGCGTAACATCAACGAAGTTAGGACGATGTACGAGAGGCTCATCACAGCCTTCCCTACCACTGGACGGTATTGGAAAATTTACATTGAGCAGGAG aTGAAAGCACGCAATTTTGAAAAAGTGGAAAAG CTGTTCCAGCGTTGCCTGATGAAGATACTCAACATAGAACTCTGGAGGCTGTACCTCAACTACGTAAAAGAAACCAAGTGCATGCTGCCTACCTACAA AGAAAAGATGGCTCAAGCTTACGATTTCGCTCTGGACAAAATAGGGCTGGACATTCACGCTTACCCGATTTGGAACGATTATGTCACATTTCTGAAGAGTGTGGACGCGGTCGGGTCATACGCAGAAAATCAAAAGATATCGGCTGTTAGAAAG GTATATCAGAGAGCTGTGATCACGCCTATTATAGGAATTGAGACTCTATGGAAGGACTACATTGCGTTTGAACAAAGTATCAATACTATTATAG CGGAACGTATGGCGATGGAACGCTCCCGCGAGTACATGAACGCTCGTCGCGTCGCCAAGGAGTTGGAGACGGTCACCCGAGGGCTGAACAGGAACATGCCGGCCACACCGCCCACCGTAGATCGTGAGGAGATGAAGCAG GTAGAACTATGGAAGAAGTACATAACCTGGGAGCGATCGAACCCACTCCGTTCGGAAGACACGGCGCTGGTGGCGCGGCGCGTCATGTTCGCCATAGAACAGTGCTTGCTGTGTCTCGCGCACCATCCTGACGTGTGGCACCAGGCGGCACAGTTTCTCGACCATTCGGCCAAACTGCTGCAGGAGAAAGGG GATTCGAACGCAGCGCGTCTATTCTCTGATGAGGCGGCGGCCGTGTACGAGAGAGCCACGAGTGGTCCGCTCAAACACTCCACTTTGTTGCATTTCGCGCATGCTGACTATGAAGAGAGCAGACTTCATTACAATAag GTACATCAGGTGTACACCAGATACCTTGATATGGAGGACATAGATCCGACCCTGGCCTACGTACAATACATGAAATTCGCGAGACGTGCCGAGGGCATCAAATCAGCTAGGACGGTGTTTAAACGTGCCAGGGAGGATACCAG GTCGCGATACCACGTGTTCGTGGCAGCAGCGTTGATGGAATACTACTGTTCCAAAGACAAGAACATCGCATTCAGGATCTTCGAGCTTGGACTGAAGAAGTTTTCTCACATACCGGAATACGTTCTGTGCTATATTGACTATTTATCGCATCTTAACG AGGACAACAACACCCGAGTGCTGTTCGAGCGTGTTCTCTCTTCAGGCAGCTTGAAGCCGGAGAGCTCTGTGGATATATGGAACAGGTTTCTGGAGTTTGAGTCCAATATTGGTGACTTGGTCAGTATTGTGAAGGTCGAGAAGCGGAGGCAGGCTGTGCTCGAAAAG atTAAAGAGTTCGAGGGTAAAGAGACGGCGCAACTGGTCGACAGGTACAAGTTCTTGGACCTTTACCCGTGTAGTATAGCCGAATTGAAGTCCATTGGATATACAGAG GTGGCGTCAATGTCGAACAAATCGTGGGCTCTCGGCGGTCCACTAGCAGGAATATCACCTGAACTGGCTGCAGTCATATTGGGACAAAA agACAATGACCCCAATAAGGACATAGCCCGACCAGACATCAGTCAGATGATACCTTATAAGCCGAAAATGAACCCACTACCCGGCGAACACCCTATACCTG GCGGTACATTCCCGATGCCCCCTGCGGCTGCGCACCTCTGCACGCTCATGCCGCCTCCGTCGTGCTACAGGGGCCCGTTCGTGGCGGTCGACAGGCTAATGCAGCTGTTCAACAGGATCTCATTGCCTGACAAAC CGCCAGCGCCAACGCAAGAGAACGGGTGTGACACGAAGCTGTTCGACTTAGCACGATCAGTACATTGGATAGTTGATGACGAGGGCATCACCACAGTAGCCAGCAAG GCCCGCAGAAGGAAAGCGGGAGACGATTCCGACGACGACGAGCTTGGGGTGGCGCCTCCAGTCAACGATATTTACCGCCAAAGGCAGCAGAAACGCGTCAAGTAA
- the LOC115456196 gene encoding U6 snRNA-associated Sm-like protein LSm2 — MLFYSFFKSLIGKDVVVELKNDLSICGTLHSVDQYLNIKLSDISVIDPDKYPHMLSVKNCFIRGSVVRYVQLPADEVDTQLLQDAARKEATVSTR, encoded by the coding sequence atgttattctACTCATTTTTCAAATCTTTAATTGGAAAAGACGTGGTTGTGGAGCTCAAAAATGACCTGAGCATATGCGGGACGTTACACTCTGTGGATCAATACTTGAACATAAAACTATCTGATATAAGCGTCATCGATCCGGACAAATATCCTCATATGCTGTCGGTAAAGAATTGTTTTATCCGAGGGTCTGTGGTTCGTTACGTGCAGCTGCCGGCAGACGAAGTCGACACTCAACTCCTGCAAGATGCTGCACGGAAAGAAGCTACCGTTTCTACAAGATAA